tccaccctacaaaagcaaccatttcctccaggagaatggatctctgtagtccagaggtcagttgtaattccaggagaactccaggccccacctggaggttggcaaccctgcatctctCACACATTTCTGAGCAGGAGGAAGCCCTaagtgtggagagccagtgtggtatagtggttaagagaggtggactctgatctggagaactgggtttgattccccactcctccacatgagcggtggatgctaatctgcttaactaggttggttcccccaccgctacacatgaagcctgctaggtgaccttgggctagtcacagttctcttagaacactttcagccccacctacctcacagggtgcctgttgtggggaggggaagggaaggtgattgtaagccagtttgattctcccttaagtggtagagaaagccggggtttaaaaaccaacactacttctaaGTGCTGGGGGCAGATTTGCCTAGAACTTCCCACTGCATTTTTGAGTTCCTGGTTTTTAAAAGCACATTAGGCCCTTTTGCAATTTCCAGCATCCTCCTTAGCACCAAGAGAACAGCAcggaattcccccctccccataaaacaTCCAGGGTGTCTCATAAAAAcctccctctcctttctccctttcccataaaacCCAGCATTTTAGGAATGCCGTCTtcgttttcacacacacaccctgccaggCCCCCGCCAAAACCTGACCGTATTCTTTTACACTTGGAGGTAAATTTATTGCTCCATTGGATTCTTTTCTCTCCTCCACCCTGGAAGGCGGAACTTCATTGTCTTTCTTTCCACTTTGTTTCTCAGagctgccttccctttcccccctttatcTTTTTGCTACCCAAGCCGAATCAGTTTTATGGGACTTTTGTTATGCAAAAGGGGAGCCTGATAATCGGGCTATTCTTTGGGCCCAGATTTGCCCTCATTGAGCAGTTCAAAGGCAAGCGCTTAATGGGCTGCTGTCAGGGCCTGCTTTGCTCTGGTCAGGGGGTCGCTTCAAACCTGCCCCCCTGCTGGGAACTTCTCTGGGGCTTTAGGGGGACCTTTTGAAAAGGGGCATCAATCATTCCTCCATGGGAGAAGGGTTCATGCACACCCCCAGAATAAATCTATGCAGGTCCCTGACATCATTGATGTAACCTGATTGGAATAGGTGGGCTCGACTCTCAGAGCTgaggagagatctccagccaccacccagaggttggcaaccccagttccaATGCAACGGTAGAGAAGAAcctttttggtagggttgccaaccttcgggtactaggtggagatctgctattacaactgatctccagccaacagagatcagttcgtagggttgccaggtcccccttcatcacccgcgggaggtttttggggcggagcctgaggagagcagggcttggggaggagagggacttcaatgccatagagtccaattgccaaaccagccattttttccaggtgaactgatctctattggctggagattagttgtaatagcagatcatctctagctactacctggtggctggcacccCTATGGGGTTCCCAAGCTCAAGGAGTTCAACTTTTTCCTTTCTCCATGCAGTCGGAGGAAGGGGGGGTTGGTGCTAAGTCACCGGTGACTGTGGTGCAGATGTCTTCTGAGCCGATGGAAAATGGATTGTGTGAAATGGAACAAACCGAGTTTTCTTGGCTTCTGTTCAAAATGCGTTCCCAGGCCTGTGCCGAAAGCCTTTGGGAGGGTGTTGGCTGGCAGGGCATTAGGGAGGGGGCGGACTTGATTTCCCAGTATCTGAAATCCAGGACGCGATATCAGATAAGACCGAGTGAGAAGAGATTAGGATTAACCCTGGCTTCTCTCCGCAGGCTTGGTGTGAagggctttttattttaaaaaaacagtgacTTCCTTGGCTTTTAACAAGCtgaattaaacattttaaaaaactgaacagTTACTTTCTGGCGACTCCGAAGGGAGAGAGAGGGCCAGTTCTCTGCAGACCAGCGAAACAGAGGCTTGGGCACAAAACAGCATGGTCAGGcgatataaatataattaatctgcttggcaacaggagcaaaatcagaaagtcaagattttcctgtacagcaacaacagacttctgatgaagccaATGCAATGAGCGGAACCAGGATAAGATtcgcgaaaccttgtaaacttgcaacttgtatcttttctggcaaggcagtaataaagtgtttgtttgtttgcaacttgtataaattgtttctttgtataacTTGAATCATTTGTTGGTAATTGCGTTTTTAAAACCACATAAActattatatttatgtatatgtgtgtcccaggtaccactccccttctggtattgtaatctccaggtagtagctggagatctcctgctattactactgatctccagccaatagggatctgttcccttggagaaaagggccgctttggcaattggacgctaggtagggttgccaggtccctcttctccaccggcgagAGGCTTTTGTGTGTAAGTGAGTGCGCGCGCATCACTTCCGGCTTAGAAACAAAGTGCtgcctcacaaagggcctttacctcttagtttgagtggtaaagtggccctttaccactcaaactaagaggtataaggcccctcgcgtgGCGGaacctcaggtggtcagcgggcagaggggtcaattgccgggggtttacCTGCCACCagctggcacctggcaaccctaactctatggcattgaagtccctcccctccccaaaccccgccttccacagggtccacctccaaaaacctccggctggtagcaaagagggacctggcaaccctgtccctggAGGAACTGGGGAAAGTCTGTTATTTCTCGCTCAAGTTGCATTTAATGCTTTCCTTTGcttcttcagtcccccccccccccgcctccgccCGAGTGTGAAAACCCTTCCCTGGCAAAGGACTGGTTTTGGCGCACCCGCCCTGCCCGGGTGTCTTCGCCAAAGGGGTTGAGTCACGCAGGTGTTTGTGTAATCCGGAGGAAAGGGGCAAGATGAGGCCACTGCCAACCGATCAAACCAGCGCCCGGTACTGGATCCCAGCCGGAGAGCCTCACCCTTGGCCCCAAAGCCAACCTTGATCTCTTTAGAGCAGCAgaaagagttggggggggggttaggggggtGCTTCCTGCTCTCagccagagttgccaggtccctctttgccaccagtgggaggttttgagggcaaagcctgaggagggtggggtttggggaggggagggacttcaatgccatagagtccaattgccaaagcggccattttttctccaggtgaacttttcttgatcggctggagatcatctgtaatagcaggagatctccagctagtacctgggagttGGGAAATCCAGCAATGGGTGTATAACgtttggaaaaaatggctaaaTTCCAGTCTGGATGGGGACTTAGGGATTTGAGTtgcagctatggttgccagtagggttgccaacctccaggtggtggccggagatctcctattacaactgatctccaggcaacagagatctgttcccctggttttccctttcctttttctgtacccctttcgttatggaaaaaaaactttcaaaaaaaaaaaaaaaatccaggtagGGCGTGgaaatctcccaggattacatcTGTTCGATAGAGAtttgctcccctggagaaagtggctgctttggagatcggacttgatggcattataccccagtgaggtcccttccCTGTCTTCATGaaaccctctgccctccccaggctccatccccaaatctccaggaatttcccaaaccagagttggccaccctagttgcAGTGTAGGAGACAggtataccccccccaaaaaaaaccccactatttTCTTAATCTCACTGAtctctcagggttgccaggtccaggttgagaaatacctgaaggtttggagggtggagcctgaggagggcggggtttggggagggaaggggcttcaatggggtataatgccatagagtccacctttcaaagaggccgttatctccaggggaactgatctctgtagcctggagatcagttgcaacagcagatctccagccgccacctggaggctggcaaccctaaggtagccTGTATGGTGTCTGGCTGGCAAAAAGCAATTCCATGGGACATTTGAGGTTAGCGAAACAggaagtgggggagagagaatcaaTCCTTTCACTCTCTGTGTTATATCTTTTCCTTTcggcaattaaaaaataaaaatacgcTGGTGATGCCTTCATAACCCTTCCACGATCTTGTTGCTCAAGAGATGGGTGCAGAAAAGGTGGCTTTCGCGCTGTTCTCTCTCCATTGTGCATGTCCCCATAAGCACCCCCAGGTCTGGTCACAGTTTATCTGTGACACCTGGCTTGGTAAAGTTGGCCTTATATGGAGACCTGTGCGAAGTGGCAAAGGAGGATGCTTTTTCCAGAGTTGAAATCTACCGCATCTTCCGGGAAATGTCTCCCCCTAGAGGCCTGTTAGAGCAGATGACTCTTCCCTTCCtaattttatctgcaaaaatTTCTCCACTGGGGCCTAGAGTACCTTGGACAGAAGGGCCCGGTgcattgggtagggttgccaacctccaggtggtggcaggagatctcctgctgttacaactgatctccaggagacagaaataagttcacctggagataatggccgctttggaatgtggattctatggtatGATACCCcattggctccacccccaaaatttccaggtattttccaaaccggacctggcaaccctagtggtagggtAGCTTtctaacaagtagggttgccagcttcgggttgcgaaatacctggagatttgggggagggggagtctgaggaggagagtggagaggggagggacttcagtgccattttctccaggggaactgatttctatcgcctggagatcagttgtaatagtgggagatctcctgccaccacctggaggtcagcaaccagggtacaaatgaataaaataaaaaaacccgtAACTAAATAATAAACCACCTCTGTGACGAAGggccttcatgtgtgtgtttctgCTCTCTCCCCGTAGGGACATCTCCGTGTAAAATCATGAAGTGCAACTCTGAGTTTCTGGCTGCCACTTCAGGGCCTCACCACCCCGGCGCTGAGGATCCCCCCGAATTCTGCACGGCTCTGCGCACCTACGCCCACTGCACCCACCGGACAGCCCGGACCTGCCGGGGGGACCTGGCGTACCACTCTGCCGTCCACGGCATTGAGGACCTGCTGGCCCAGCACAACTGCTCCAAGGAGGGTCCCACCTCCcagccccgcccccgccccccaccccggggGGACAGCCAGGAGCGCTCAGACAGCCCCGAGGTCTGCCATTACGAGAAGAGCTTCCACAAGCACTCCCCCCCGCCCAACTACACCCACTGCGGGCTCTTCGGGGACCCTCACCTCCGGACTTTTTCGGACGCTTTCCAGACCTGCAAAGTGCAGGGAGCGTGGCCACTCATCGACAATAACTACCTGAACGTACAGGTCACCAACACTCCCGTCTGGCCCGGCTCCGCTGCCACCGCAACCAGCAAGGTAAAAACATGGCAGGCGCAAGGGCTCTCTGGGGGAAGCCGTTcacgtgggaggtttttggggtggagcctgatgagggcggcgtttggggaggggagggacttcaatgccatagagtccagttgccaaagcggccattttttctccaggtgaacttttcttgatcggctggaaatcagctgtaatagcaggagatctccacctagtacctggaggttggcaaccctaataccagtgCCAGCCTCTGCGGCTAAGAatgtcagaagagccctgctggatcctaccagtggttaaggttgccagctccaggttgggaaatacctggagattttggaggtggagcctgaggaaggcaaggtttggggaggggaggggcttcagtatgtataatgccatagagtccatcttccaaagtggccattttccccaggggaactgatttctgttgcctggagatcaggtgtaatagcaggaaatctccagctaccacctggagattggcaaccctagtggtccaTCTGGTACAGCATCCTGTTGTACGCAGCAGCCAAGCAGCTGTCCAGGAGAGCCAATAAACAGGGTACAGAGGCCTTCTTCTGAAGCTGCCTCAAAGCACTGGCATTCCGAGATTTACTGCCCTTGACTATGGAGGCTCTCTTCAGCCACCATGGCTAATTGCCCTTGACAgaacctctcctccacaaatatATCTGTTCCCCTTTCGAAGCCGCTTGTGTTTGTGGTCATTGCTATATCcacaggcagtgaattccactgtttaattactcattgaataaatatttccttCTGTCTGTCATGCATCCATTGCCCATCAATTTCTTTGGGTGTCCTCGAGTTCTTGCATTGTGGGAGAGGAATctgtattttccagattctggctaaaacagcgacTGGAAAATGCGGGtcaaatgcagggggagagcgaggcggcctctgacgggcagaaaaggcatatgCACAAttgaaaggaagccccgaaggaGTCAGcaagggtgaccatgaggaaacatcctggcataaaaggccagtgagatcttggaagctaagcagggtcagccctggttcgtacttggataggataccaccaaggaagtccagggttgctacgcagaggaaggcagtggcaaaccacctctgttcgtcccttgctttgaaaaccccatgcaaGGTCAcaataagttgactgcaacttgtcTGTGTGGTCGGGTCGCCAGGCTTTAAAGGTTTCCCAGAAACATAATTTGAGCCCAGAACCCGATAGGCATCTAGCTAATATGTGGTTGCTCCAGAACCAGCGTCATATTGCTGGCAGTGTCAGGTTTTAGTCAAAGGaggacttcctgctggggcagctgggctgagcgccatgtttcctggactctccaggaacaatccaagaaatgttcaaattggggtgctaaatagcacctcaacccggtcctaaacagtggacttgggaagcaggaattccctgcagccacttatgcggtttgacctccagaactctccgagggaggctcctaagcccctcggaagttttgatgccggtcctgcgggcaagggaaagtcatcgccggaacatttcatgggtaatcaaggttcagtcctcccccttcaaccaccatctaagaaaattatcatcaccgtaaccttatcatccaacatctgagtaagttgcaagaattcttttgtctttaccttgaaattgaagctctggaagatcgtaacaatcatcaatgcaatctgcatctctctgtccagaatataagtgactttgtttgtttaaaaagactatagttgaacggcaggagccttatctattcgatctccactttggcataacaaacgggacggctgacagacactctagctaccaattagaagccgaagtgttaaaaggggtgggagcgaatgggctaaattcctctggagatgacgtctttccgattcatcaaagaaaaccatcgagacttaaagggaaagatcatacaggaaaatcGCAGGGCTCGAAGTgtgtctttattgtgcaacacgcaacatattcctactactggaaaacaagacagccgaaggtccgcgatttaaataatgcccagctcacccccttcttttacaatcgagcagagtgtcaataaaacctGATGGtcctttacaacaacactaattgttttacagcagAGAGAAGAATTTacagccatttaatcccgggacctgtataattgatgaatagaaccactacaagatcttggaccctgccaacatatttagaACAGCACTTCTTGATATTGGTGAATTATtagatttatgaaatgaatgtgttgttgaaaagtaccagacagtaaaatattttaaaaataataaaaattttatggaaaaaaaaaggttttagtCAAAGGAGAGGCTGCCGTGTTCTGACATTTCTGGATTGTCTCCAAGGGCAGCCCCTTGAAGTAGTAGTAGTGCAGATCGGGGCATGGATGGACTGATTCCTCCCACTAGGCAGAgacttggggaagggggaaggctcAGGAGAGGGAGCCTAATGGCTAGGTTTCTAAGAAagttttttgagggggaggggcttgGATGAATGGATGTCCTCTTCCTAGAATGCTCATGGCTTTTGTATCTGGCTTTAGCATGCTGTTGTAGAGACGCAAGGTAAGTGGATGCCAACCATGTCTAATCCAGTGTCACTCTGATTTGAATTAATGGAAACTTGCAGGATAGTGTATTGCTGAAAGCTCCCTTTAGGGAGAGGCTCtggttcagtgatagagcatcagcttggcatgcagaaggtccctggaatctccagctaaaagagtcaggcagtagttgatgtgaaaaatCTCCATCGGAGAACCCAAAGGGcacttccagatagggttgcccactctgggtagggaaatacctgggggtttggggggggggtggagcctgaggagggcagggtttggggaggggagggacttcaatgccagttgccaaaagggtggggtttggggaggggagggagtccagtcgccaagcggccattttctccaggtgaactgatctctatctcctggagatcagttgtaatagcaggagatctccagctagtacttggaggttggcacccctactgccagacaatactgacctcgagggaccagtggtctgattcagtataaaatagCCTGATGTTTTCAACCAGCTCAGTTTGCTGCCAGGAAAGCAAGCGTTACACTTCCTTGGTGCTCTGGCACCAGGAGAGAGAGGGGCTTGGGTGTAGGATTGGCAGGCAGTGCTGACAACAGGCAAGAGTGTTGTGGGAGGGAGCATCCCTGcagaaacattaaaaagaaaaacaaagcctCGTccacttacaggaagttctgatcATAGAGttcctgacaattcctagagctacccagaactggcaagagtagctctaagaatcaccaaaaactctatggtcagaacttcctgtaagcaGACAAggcttaatttttctttttaatttttctccccaggatgaTTGCACCCTCCCTTGTTTTGCCCTAGTTTTTGCCCACCAATCAGGTGAGCATTGGCAGGCAAGGGCCACAATTACCTGAAGGTCTCCTGACATAATCAACGGGTACCTCTAGGGATCACCAGAAACTCTTTAGTAAAACCATTACGTTTGCAGCAATTCCTATAGCTACCCGTTGTCatttccagcttgtacctggaagtgatgcagcgACGTTGGGGGCGTATTATAATCGGACAAATAGGAACCCTAGTTGGGTGTAGGCTGTCATCTGACCTACAGCTGCATTCGAGAACTCTCTTGAATGCTATACTATCATTTTCATGCCATCTTTTCCCCTCTGTTGCCCTTGCAGCTCACGATCATCTTCAAGAGCTTCCAGGAGTGTGTGGACCAAAAAGTCTATCAGGCGGAGATGGACCAGCTGCCGGCAGCTTTCATTGACGGCTCCCAGAACGGCGGTGACAAGTACGGTGCCAACAGCCTGAAGATCACCGAGAAGGTGTCAGGTCAGCACGTCGAGATCCAGGCCAAGTACATTGGTACCACCATTGTGGTGAGGCAGGTCGGCCGCTACCTCACCTTTGCCATCCGCATGCCCGAGGAGGTGGTCAACGCCGTGGAGGACAGAGACAATCAAGGCCTGTACCTCTGCCTGCGGGGCTGCCCCCTCAACCAGCAGATAGACTTGGAGGCCTTCCGCTCTGCCGCACCGGCCACCGAAAGCCAACCTCGCCGAAAAGGGCTGGCCTTCACCCACGACACGGCCACGGCCAAGTGCCGAGAGAAGCTGCCGGTCGAGGACGTGTACTTCAAGTCCTGTGTCTTTGACCTCTTGACCACGGGGGATGTCAACTTCACCCTTGCGGCCTACTATGCCTTTGAGGACGTCAAGATGCTCCATTCCGACAAAGACAAATTGCACTTGTATGGACAGTCCAGGAATGCGGCTGCCTCCCATCAACACGCCCCTCTTTTTGTTCTCCTCGCCACACTGGTGTGTTTGAGTCACTTCTCAGCCATTGTGCTATAGGCCTTCACCCTGGCGGAAGTCGCAGAAGGGGGAGGTGGCCACGAACAAAATCATTGTACTGGCACAAGCTGAGCCATCCGGGAGGGAATGGTTTCTTCACCTCTCGGTGTGCGTCTGGGACCCCCTTGGAGGATGACGTTTTTCTTCCACTGGGAAGAGCGGCCTGTAAGACCCCCAACTAGCCTTCGCCGCCGACTCCATCTCCTCGTTTCCTCCTGTTGCAAAGACCAATGGGAGGCCCTTTCCCTTCCACACGCCCCCTTTCTCTGTGTTTCAGATGGTTGTGGTGATTGTAACTTTGGCATTTGTGTAAATCGGGTTGTTGTCGGCGTGGCAGAGGCGGCTGACTCTGCCTGAAAAGAGCGGCAGGATCACAGCTGCGCAAGGTGGCATCAAAAGGCGAGCGGGGAGGGCCTTGCAAGGGTCTTTGCAGCACGGGCCGCTCGACGCCTCACTGGGTGGCTAGAATTTCATTTCGTCGGATGGGCCTTTCCAGGGCATGTCATCTCCACCTGGTGAAACACCTCGcctgtcctcctccttctcctcacctGTGTGGAGCATGCCCTTAGACGTTTGTAACGGCTGCCGACGCATCCCCGACCTCGGCATTTTTGCTTGTGCGGCTGCAGGCAGCTGCCTGGACAAAGTTGGGCATGGCACGTGTGTTAGAATCTGCCCTCTTCTCTCCTTTCCCGCATTCCCCTCCTCAGTCCTGGAAAGACTAGTGGGGCAGGAGATCTGGTTTGCAGGAATCAATTTCTTTCTCCTCGAGCAGGGTGTTTGCTCTTTTGGTAAGGGAAGGGTGTAACGAGGGTCGCTGATATTCTTCGTTGCCCGGTGCCACTTCAAGCGGtggcagaataaaaataaaggggggaaatatcacTGCTGGATTCCGCAGCAGTATGTCACAGTATGTACAACCCAGAAGAGACAACCAGTACCTCTAGGGATCaccaggcagtgtggtgtagtggttaagagcagtggactctaatctggaaaaccgggtttgattcccccactcctccactcgaagtctgctgggtgaccttgggctagtcacagttctctcaaaactctttcagtaccacctgcctcacaaggtgtcccatatggggagaggaagacggtttgagtctccttaaaaaggtagagaaaattggggtataaaaaccaactgttcttcttctataGTAAAACCgtaaagtttccagcaattcctaaagcTACCGATTGTCActtccagcttgtacctggaagtgatgttggtgACATCATATGCCCCCCATGTCCTCACACCCCAGCCTTCCCACTGgttgcctggaaaccctaggcataACTCCAGTAGGGAAAGGATCCTCCTGGCCCAAGGGAGCTTCTTTCCAGCACATCGGATCTTGGCCTTGGTCCAAGGCCCCCCGGACCCTTTCTATCCTTGCCCAGTTTTCCAACCTCTGCTTCTAACTCCCGCCTCTCACACTCACTCCGGTACTCTCAGGATACACCAGGCCAGTATTCCAATGGTGTAGGTTGCTTGCTTCCAGCTTCAACCTTACGCAGCAAATAGAGGTGGAGAATTTTCTTCCTGGGGGCTCTTGACTAAAACGCGTCATGGGCTATAAACCATatatctccctccctttttttagcTCAacgagagacagcatggtgtagtgtttaatagtggtttggaatggtggactctaatctggagaaccaggtttgattctccactcttccacatgagtggcagaggctaatctggagaaccaggttcagttcctcactcctccacacgaagccagctgggtgaccttgggcaagtcacacctctctcagccccacctacctcacagggtgtctgttgtggggaagggaaggtgattgtaagccggtttgagtctcccataagtggtagagaaagtcagcatataagaaccaactcttcttcttcttaaattataGAATTCGCTGCCTGCCAGTTTTTGTGATGGACGGGTTCAAATGGTGGATGCAGATTGAACAGTCAGAAGCAGTGTGAAAAGCACACCGATCTGCTGATGTCATCCATCCTTTGGACACTAGCATAAAAACCAGAGCTGGGCAGGGGTGCAGGATACCCTGACTTACTCCTTTCGCATGTGCAAAAGGCAGTGGCATGTCTGGTAAATAGAGGTGGGCCTCTTGATCTTGTGTGACGGAACAGATGAAGAGGTGCAAGTTTTCTTTCAAACATTTAAAGGCGATAATGTGTTTACTACTTTGTCCCCTGGTTGATTGGCCAGTGAACCgttcttctccccttttccacgGGTTGGCGTTTCTTTTGAGAGAGAGCATAAACTAGGGAATCGCTCGACCAAGTTTGCAAACTTGGGTTGGGTTGGAAGGGGAGGCTGGAGGCGGCCCAGTTTGCAAATGAGGGGACCGGAGCTCCAAACCCCTAGAAAACCACCAGCCAGTTTCTTTGGGGAGAGGAAATCTAGTTGAGACCTGCTTGAAATTCGGCACGCACGCACACAAGCTTTCCAGCTAGGACAATTCTTTTCCCCATCTCACCTCTGAACACTTGCTAGAAGCAGAAGTTGGGTTTCCTTCTACTGTTTTTTTCCACCAGCACGTAAAGGACGGTAGTATGGTGATTTGAAAACATGTTGCTGATCTTCGGACAACTCTTCTTACCGGTTGGCTGCCCCTGCAGTTAGGGCTGCCGTAGAAATTCCTTGAAATTTTGAATTAtgggacctggggaggggagggacctcagcagggtataatgccatggagtccaccctccaaagctgccatttcctccaggggaactgatctctatcctctGGAGACCAACTgaaattccaggagttctccagcccctcctggaggttggcaatcctacccacaaTCCTTTGCAATGTCAGAAGATTGTAGGGGCAAAACCCAGTGGGGAATGTAGTCTTTGTTGACGGGAGCATAGCTCTCCATGTCTTCTGCAAAACTGCAGGTAATAAAGAGGTACCTTTCAGATAGTATCATTAGTACTCGCCAAAA
The Euleptes europaea isolate rEulEur1 chromosome 20, rEulEur1.hap1, whole genome shotgun sequence genome window above contains:
- the RGMA gene encoding repulsive guidance molecule A, translating into MQPLRERLVVRGEAGWMGMGKGARADALLIQTLFLSLCIFPTGTSPCKIMKCNSEFLAATSGPHHPGAEDPPEFCTALRTYAHCTHRTARTCRGDLAYHSAVHGIEDLLAQHNCSKEGPTSQPRPRPPPRGDSQERSDSPEVCHYEKSFHKHSPPPNYTHCGLFGDPHLRTFSDAFQTCKVQGAWPLIDNNYLNVQVTNTPVWPGSAATATSKLTIIFKSFQECVDQKVYQAEMDQLPAAFIDGSQNGGDKYGANSLKITEKVSGQHVEIQAKYIGTTIVVRQVGRYLTFAIRMPEEVVNAVEDRDNQGLYLCLRGCPLNQQIDLEAFRSAAPATESQPRRKGLAFTHDTATAKCREKLPVEDVYFKSCVFDLLTTGDVNFTLAAYYAFEDVKMLHSDKDKLHLYGQSRNAAASHQHAPLFVLLATLVCLSHFSAIVL